The sequence below is a genomic window from Lusitaniella coriacea LEGE 07157.
ACATCAATGGGTTCTGTGGATTCTCGCGTTCAGGGGTTAGACGCAGGAGCTGATGATTTTGTCTGCAAACCCGTGGAAATGTTTGAACTCGAAGCGCGAGTGAGATCGGGATTGAGACAACATCAACTCAGTCGCGATTTGCAAACGCAAAAGCAAAAATTAGAAGCTGAACTGGCAGAAGCCGCAGATTACGTGCGTTCTATCCTCCCCGAACCCTTACTAGCACCGCCTATTGCCATCGACGTTCGTTTTATTCCCTCTAGCCAGTTGGGAGGTGATAGCTTTGATTATTTTTGGCTTGACGATTGCCATCTTGCTATGTACTTGCTCGATGTTTCCGGACACGGCTTGAGAGCGGCTCTCCCTTCCCTGTCAGTGATTAATCTGCTTCGCTCTAAACAATTGATCCAAGTCAATTACCATCAACCCAGCGATGTCTTGCGGGGATTAAACGATGCGTTCCAAATGACTCCCCGCAACGACAAATATTTTACAATCTGGTACGGCGTGTACGATTGCAAGCAACATCAGTTGGTTTATGCCAGTGCGGGTCATCCCCCTGCTATTTCGATCTCGTCTAGCAACTCATCAGACATTAAAGTGGAAGCCTTAAAAACATCGGGGTTCCCCGTCGGGATGTTCCCAGAAGCAGAGTATGTGGATGAAGTTTTTCCGGTGAACCCTCATTCCTTACTCTATATTTTCAGCGATGGTATTTATGAGTTTCACCAATCTGACGGCACGATTTGGGGATTGGATAATTTTATTGAATTTCTTAAAAATAATGACCCGATGCTCAACGATCCTTTAGATCGGTTGCTGGAGAGGATTAAACAGGTTAATCTTCATGATTTCTTTGATGACGATCTCTCCATCATGCAAATTACGTTTGACTGAGGTAAAAGTTAAATAAAACAGTCCGACCTTAACGCAGAATAAGGAAGGACTGTCGAGGGTCAGAAGCAAAAAACTGCTCGATATGACCAGAACTTACGCCATTAGACCTCAAATCAGGAGTTGGCGTGTCGGTCTGGATTACAAAAAATACCGAGGGGTTTATTTATCCGAGAGAATGGCATTATTAAATGCTTCTCGGTCTGGAAAAATTTCAAACACGCGATCCATACTGGTCAGCTCAAAAAGCATATTGATCTGCTCGTTAACGGAGCAAATAAAAAGCTTGGTTCCCGCCGCGCGAACGGTTTTCAATGCCAGAACTAACGCTCCTAAACCGGAACTGTCCATAAAGGTTACGCCTTTGAAGTCAATCAGAATCATTTCTGCGCCACTTTCTACGCTGTTGCTGATTTCTTGGCGAAATTCGCTCGCTTTTGTACCATCCAAGATACCAGAAGGTTCAACAAATTTAATAGCAGGACTCATCGCAAATTGTACTTGCCTATACAAAAAAAATTTTTGTCTTCGCCAGTATAACTGGGGTTTTGACTTTATGGTGCAAACTCTCGTGTTCTTTTTAAATTTATCATGCAGGCTTCCCAAGCAACATTTCCGGTAAAATCTTTTTCATCTGCGGGATCAACGGATCGAAAAAAAAGGACAAAAATCAATGGAAGCATATGATGCGATCGCGATCGGAGCAGGACACAACGGGTTGGTCTGCGCGGCTTACTTATTAAAGGCGGGCTATAGCGTTCTTCTATTGGAGAAGCGTTCGGTTCCGGGAGGTGCGGCGACGACAGAGGAGTTATTGCCCCAAGAAGCGCCCGGTTTCAGGTTTAACCGTTGCGCCATTGACCACGAATTTATTCACCTCGGTCCGGTGGTTGAGGAATTGGAACTCGCGCGATACGGGTTAGAGTATCTCGACTGCGATCCGGTGGTTTTTTGTCCCCATCCCGATGGCAAGTATTTTCTAGCCCATAAATCGGTTCGACAGACTTGCGGGGAAATTGCGCGCTATAACGAACGAGACGCGAGAAAGTATGCTGAATTCATCGATTATTGGCAGCGATTAACCAGCGCGATCGCACCCCTGTTTAACGCACCCCCTCTCGCACTACTCGATATTGCTGGTAACTTCGAGCGAGAAAACTTTAAGGATTTGTTCTCCCTGGTGGGGTCAAAACACAAAGCCCTCGAA
It includes:
- a CDS encoding SpoIIE family protein phosphatase, with the protein product MAQILIIDDDPAIQLLLKRALVKKGYKVSVASDGEDGLAKARSLCPAMIICDWVMPRMNGIDVCRQVKATPELSTTFFILLTSMGSVDSRVQGLDAGADDFVCKPVEMFELEARVRSGLRQHQLSRDLQTQKQKLEAELAEAADYVRSILPEPLLAPPIAIDVRFIPSSQLGGDSFDYFWLDDCHLAMYLLDVSGHGLRAALPSLSVINLLRSKQLIQVNYHQPSDVLRGLNDAFQMTPRNDKYFTIWYGVYDCKQHQLVYASAGHPPAISISSSNSSDIKVEALKTSGFPVGMFPEAEYVDEVFPVNPHSLLYIFSDGIYEFHQSDGTIWGLDNFIEFLKNNDPMLNDPLDRLLERIKQVNLHDFFDDDLSIMQITFD
- a CDS encoding STAS domain-containing protein; this encodes MSPAIKFVEPSGILDGTKASEFRQEISNSVESGAEMILIDFKGVTFMDSSGLGALVLALKTVRAAGTKLFICSVNEQINMLFELTSMDRVFEIFPDREAFNNAILSDK